In Bradyrhizobium sp. 200, the sequence CGGCGATGGTCGAGGAACGGCTGCCCACCACGAGGATGGTCAGCGGCCGGCCGTTCTTGACGGCCTCGGTGACCTTCGGCAGCAGGCTTTCGGTGCTCAGGAGATAGGCCGGCACGTCGCAGGTCTGGGGGGCATCCTCGGCGCGCGCCAAACCGGTAGCCGCAAGGCCAGCCAGCAGGGACAGCGCCAGTACGGCTCCAGAACCGGGCCTCATACGCTCCCTCCCGCCATATCGGCATTGCCGCCCGTGCGCTTTGTCTTGGACGCATCTTTGTCGGCCGAATGCTTGTACCACGAAATCACCCACGCCACGCCCCACATGATGAGGATTCCGGCAAGGCTGACCAGGGCGTGCGTGAAGGCACCCCCGCCAACTTCGGCCAGCACGAAATGCCCTGCGAAGGCCAGGAAGACGCCGAGACAGAATATCTCAAGCGAATGCTGGCCACACAGGATCAATGGTCGCAGCCAGGGCGATTTCAGGCCCGACCAATCCATGGGCAGGAAGCGCACGGTGAGCGCCGCCAGCGCCAGAAAATGGGCAAATCGCAGCACGTCCAGATCGGTCTTGGTGATCGGGTACATCCACTGTTCGAGCCGCTTCGGCATCAGGAAGCTGAGCTGCGGTATGTGCCAGGTCAACGTGACGAAAAACGCGAACAGCACATAGGCAATGCAAATCCACATCGTCACCGGCGACGACAGGACCCGCGACATCCGTGCGGCGCCGCCGAGCGCGCACCAGGCGCCGAACACGAACAGCAACTGCCAGGCGAACGGGTTGAAAATCCAGAAGCCACTCGGATAGGCCGTCAGGTACCAGTCGAACTGCCAGGTCAGCGCGTACACCAGCACCGAGAGGCCGAGCGTGACGTCAGGCCGCCATTTCATCAGCCACAGGATGATGGGCAGAAACAGCATCAGCACGATGTAGAGCGGCAGCACGTCCATGTTGACGGGCCGGAATCTCAACAGCAGCGCCTGGATGATGGTGACGTCAGGCTGCTTGAGAAAATCCATGATGCCCATTTCTTCGCTGTAGAGCGGGTTCTCGAAACGGGTGGCGACGTAGGAAATTTCGGCGAGGAAGATCACGAACAGGAACACATGGGCGACATAGATCTGCCAGACCCGGCGCATGATGCGCGCGGTGGCCACCACGAAGCCGGCCTGCAGCATCGCGCGGCCGTAGACGAAGGCGGCGGTGTAGCCGGAGATGAAGATGAAGATTTCGGCGGCGTCGGAAAATCCGTAATTGCGGATCGTGAACCAGGTCAGGATGTTGGTCGGCAGATGGTCGATGAAGATCAGCCACAGCGCCAGTCCGCGAAACAGGTCGAGCCGCAATTCGCGCTCGCCGGCCACCGGCAGCGTAATCGCCGGCGCAGAAACCGCGGCGGCCTTGCTATCGCTGACAGGCGTTCCGGCAACTGGATCGGCAATGGACGACATCTGGCACCGCTAGTTGAGCTTTACGCGTGCACTGCCCGGGAAGGATAATATCGGCCCGCAACTCGCACACAAGGTACGCAAACAGATACGGGGCCGGACCGCGCGCCGGTGCGCTCTAGACTGGAACTATGTTGAAACCGCGATCAAACAACCGGCAACCCCGGCGGACCGGAGATTGTTCCCCGGGCATTCTTGGCTATGATACGGAACAGGATTTCCGAAAGCTTGCCCGCATGTACCGCGCCGTCACCCGCCAGATCGAAGTCACCGTCGAGCCGAATTTCCTGCCCGAGCGCTCGTCGGTCGACAAGGGCCAGTATTTCTGGTCCTACACGATCGTCATCACCAACACCGGCGCGGAAACCGTACAACTGCGCACCCGGCACTGGACCATCACTGACGCCACCGGCCGCAAGCAGGAAGTCCGCGGCGAAGGCGTGGTTGGCGAGCAGCCCGTGCTCGCGCCGGGCGAGCGCTTCGAATACACCTCGGGCGTGCCGCTGCCGACCGCGTCGGGCTTCATGTCCGGGCGCTACCAGATGGTCAGCGAAAGCGGCGAGCGGTTCGAGATCGACGTGCCGACGTTTTCGCTGGACAGCCCGGATAACAAGCGGGTGTTGAATTAGGGGCATTGCGTTCTCCTCCGTAGCCCGGATGAGCGAAGCGACATCCGGGACGCAACTAACACCGGCCCCGGATTTCGCTTCGCTCATCCGGGCTACGGATTCCAGGAGCGCCGCTCCCTCCACGTCATTGCGAGCGAAGCGAAGCAATCCATGGCGCGGCAAGCGGAGAGGTGGATTGCTTCGCTGCGCTCGCAATGACGTGGATACAGTTTCGCGCTCTCGCGGCGCGTTTCGCCCGAGGTTTGCATCTTCGTTTGCCCTCTTCGAAATCAGAGGGCGCAGGGAAGACCGGGTGCTTGCTGCACCCGCGGTCTCGCGTGCGATTTGCGCAAACAAAACTGCACACGAGCATACAGGGCAGCGGGAGCATTCCGGCCTTCCCTGCGCAATGGCTTTACGGCTTACTTCGTGCTCTCCCCGGTGAACGGCTCTTTTGCCACCGTTGTCCCCGAGAAGCTTCGCTTCTCTTGGACGTAATGCCAGCACCGCGACATCAGAACCACACGACTTCGCCGTACGCGTCAGGCGCGTACGTCTAGCGCGCCCTCAGCGTCCATCGCATCTCACCGCGCGTTCGTGACGTTCGCGAGCGCCCCTCATCTGCCGTGAGACGGGCGGAGTTATGCCGGTGATTTGGGTGAGAACGAAAGTGGAATATTTTTGATTCCGCACCTTGACGCGATTTCTGAAAATCGGAAGTGATTTGCCCGTCGGGCAATCACGCCCCAGGCGACAGTGCCGACGCGTTGCCATAGGCGGCGCGATATCTAGACTGCGCAGGATGACCAGCGGCGCCGATGAGGTAGCCGATGTCCGCTTCGGAGGCTGAAGCTGACCACAGATTGAGAGGCTCATGTCGTCAGCAAGTGACCCACAACGGACATCTTCACCAACACCCGACTCACTGCTGGATGAGAACCGGAACTCGGGGTAAACGAGTCAGAGCACTCTTGATGGACCCCATAGCCCCAGTGGGACGAATGGCCGGTCTGAGAAAGGATGGGAATGTCACGATCCGAACGGCTGCTCGATCTGCTCCAGACACTGCGACGACATCGCCGTCCGGTGAGGGGGACTCAACTTGCTGCAGAGCATGCCGTTTCGCTCCGCACCATCTATCGCGACATCCAGACTTTGGTCGCCCAAGGCGCGCCGATCGAAGGCGAAGCTGGAATCGGCTATATACTCCAGCCTGGTTTTACCCTGCCCCCACTGATGTTCTCCAGTGACGAAATCGAGGCACTCCTGCTCGGCTCGGGCATGGTGGCGCGAGCCGCCGACCCCGCACTCGCCAAGGCGGCGCAAAACGCATTGGCAAAAATTACGGCCGTGTTGCCGGCTAACCGAGGCAGCGAGATCGAGGCGTCAGGACTGCTCGCAGGCGCGATCGAACCGGCCGTGGTCGATCGCGTAAACTTGGCACCCCTTCGAAGTGCTATCCGTGCCGAACAAAAGATCTGGATCGCCTACCACGACCGAGACGGTGTCGCCACCGAGCGACGGATATGGCCAATTACTATCACGTACTGCGCCCGCGTCCGGTTACTCGCCGCATGGTGTGAACTTCGCGGAAGCTATCGCCATTTCCGGACTGACCGGATCGCGGAACTCGCCGAGGTCGGGGAACGATATCCACGGCGACGCCGAACCTTGATCAAGGAATGGCGCGAACTGGAAGGCTTGCCCCAGCCTGGTTGATGTCGCTACTGACGAAATCTGTCACGTGAATATCGCAAGCTCAAGTTTGTCACGCGGCCATTCCGGCCGCTCGTCAGGAGCCTGAAATGCCGGCACATCAAGCTATTAGACAACTCACGTTTGCCGACGCTGAAGTCGTGCTTGAACGCGCTCAACGGCTGCTAAACGCTGGCGACGTTTCGAAAGTCATGAAAACCTTCACTTCCGATGTCGTGGTCCGATTTGCCGACTTTCCCGAAACCTATGGCCGACCGCCACTCGAAGCATTTCTGCGAGCACGGTTCGCGCGGCAAAAGAATTACCGGTTGCAGAAACAGCTACGCGCCGTATCAGGCAACGTCATCGTTTGTTATTGGGATGCCGAATGGGAGGACGGGCACGACGGGCGCCAAATGGAAGGTCGCGGGATCGAACTCCTGACCATGCGAGGCGACGAGATCGCCAAATGGGAGGCAACTTTCAATGTCTGGAGCAAGGGCGATGGGCCATCCCTGCCGATCGTTTAGTCTTACTCTCATTGGGTGCTGGGAGACTGATGGCCAGCCTTCACCCACTACATCCGCTTCACGGCCAGTTGCCATGAACCGGCGCTCGATGAGGTGATTGAGTAATTGGGCATGTCTGTTTTTGGCACCTTTGAGACATGCCTCCAATCCTGAGAATGTCCGTTCACCGAGGTAGACCCGAAGTCGCCGTGGTCTGGCCAAACCGACGCGAATGACCCTCATCGGAAATGCGGCCTGCGCGACGTCGCCACCTCTTGCACCTCGGGATCAATCGGTTAGGCTCTGATAGAGGATCTCTTCCTACCCATGCTGCGAGGCCGATGGGGCTTACATCGCCTCTCCTGAGAGCTGCAGCAAGCCCCCACCCATCCCCCACATTCCGACCAACTCCGACGGCGCGAGTGCGACTGCCCGCACTCGCCGAATAAAGGGAGCGTGCCTATGACAACTCAACGCGCTGCGTGTAGCTGCGGAAAACTAGAGATCGTGTGTGAGGGTGAGCCGGTACGGATTTCAATGTGCCACTGCCTTGAGTGTCAGCGTCGGACCGGAGCTGTCTTCGGCGGTCAAGCGTGGTTCACCCAACAGCAAACGACCATCTCCGGCAACTCGACCCAATTCACTCGCCAATCTGACGCCGGCCGTTCGGTGTCATTTCGGTTCTGCCCTATGTGCGGATCGACTGTGTATTGGGAAGCGGAGGCATTTCCTGGCCACATCGCTGTAGCCGTGGGGTCATTTGCTGATCCCGCCTTCCCGGCACCCACGTACTCTGGCTGGGAAGCGAAACGGCATCACTGGGTTGAGCCGCTTCGTGCCATGGCTATCCGCCATTCAGATTGAGACGCTGCCTCTCATCGATTTGCTGGCGACAAACATAGAGGTGACTGATCCACCTTTTCCTTCTCAAGGGCGACAGTTCGATTCCCATTTGGATGGCGACTTCTGGTTGAGACATGCCGACCATCCTTGGCGATGTCCGTTTCCAGGGGAAGACCGGAAGTAGTGGGCCGACGGCTAAAGTGACGCGATTGACCCCAAGCAGACTAAGCGGCGGCCGATGCCCTTGTTCGCAAAGTCATGCGTTCGTCAGACAGCGGCTCCTCCGAAAACGGTCTAGTTGCATTGACTTGAACTCACCCCTCAGCCCACACTCCCTGGCAGGGTAGAAGTTTGAGCGTGCGGCGCTAGGATCGCGGATCCGTTTCAGCAGGACAGGTAGATGTCAATTAGAATGATGGCTGCTGTGGCTTTGGTACATTTGCTCGGAGCTTTTGTCGGAATAACTCCCTCTGCGAACGCTGCCGAGAACGTCCGTTACCCTAACGTTGTATTGCCGGGATCCAATATCGAGCCCACCACTCTGCGTGCAGAAATCTACCGGCCGCCCGGTAGCGGCCCTTTCCCCGCGATCATCGTTTTGCATGGTTGCGGCGGCCATGATGCCCACCACAAGCTTTGGGCCGAAAGACTGGTGTCGTGGGGTTACGTTGCCGTTGTCATGGACAGCTTTTCTTCGCGCGGCTTCGGCGATATTTGCAAAAATACTACAACTGTTACGCCCGAAATGCGTGTCTCGGATATCTATGGAGCCGTGGAATATCTGCGAAAACTGCCGTTTATTACCAAAGACCGGATCGGCCTGCTCGGCTTTTCGCACGGCGCTTGGACAATCATGAAGGCTGTCCAAGTGAAGTATCAGCTGAAGTTATTCGGCGTACGAGCTGCAGTCGCCTATTACCCGTATTGCAATCCCAAACTTGACGACAAGATTGATGTTTCTCTCCTCGTCCTCATAGGAGAGAATGATGACTGGACGCCCGCACCGCTATGCCGCGAATTGCAGGCCGCCCTATCGAAGGTAGCTCCAGTGGAGATGGTATTTTATCCTGGAGCGTACCATGCCTTTGACCGTTCGCAGGGCGTCGTCGAAGTAAGCGGTTGGAGCGTCGGAGGCGGTTTGAAGAAACACAAAATGGGTAGAAATCCTAATGCCGCCGAGGATTCATTCAAGCGAACAAGAGAATACTTCGCGCGAATGCTAGACAAATCGTCGCTGTAGACCTGCACGAATGCGAACAGCGCAATCGACTTCCGCTCATGGCACTTGGCGGACCTGAAACGATCCCTCATGGACGTCCGCTGCTGACGGGAAAGCGGACATTCGGCCACCATCACAGATGCCGTACGATGCCCACCCTACAGTCTTCGCCCATCCTACGATCACCACGACTACATCACGCGGATCGGAAACCTGATGCGAACGCCGCGTCCTGCCGGAAACAGGGCCTCCAGCACGACGTAATCCGTTCCGAGATATCCGCGTTGCGAGACATAGGTCGCCTGGACGCCCGGGACCCGGCGTCGATTGCAGACGCTTCGTGGATTTGCCTCCGGAAACCGCGGGAAGACGCCGGTTTGCCGGATACTCACCCGGCCGTGTTCGGGCGATTGCGCGACACGCAACACTACTTGTCCTGCAGAACTGCAATCCGGATTGGTCGAATAGGCCTCATAGAGCATCAGCGGCCTGCCGGAGGCCACCACCTTGTCCGCGCGCGCGGCGACGACGGACAGCAACAGTCCGATACACGTCAGTACAATTCGCATTTCCTGTTTCCCCAGCCCATCAAGCCGCCTGGCGACGGCAGGGGAACCTACACGCAAGAATTGCGTCGCGTCGAGAGGGATTGTTCCCTACTCCACCCCCGCCTCCTGCGGGGTGAACTGGTAGACCGAGGAGCAGAACTCGCAGGTCACCACCACCTTGTCGTCCTTGACCATCTCGGCGCGGTCCTTTGGCGCAAAGCTCTTCAGCATGGCCGACACCGCGTCGCGCGAGCACGAGCATTGCGCGCGCAGGGACAGCGGGGTGAACACGCGCACGCCGCGTTCGTGAAACAGCCGGTACAGCAGGCGCTCGCCCGACAGATCGGGATCGATCAACTCGACATCCTCGACGGTGCCGATCAGCGATTGGCCCTCGACCCAGGCATCATCTTCGGCAACGGAATGCGTCACTGCGCCTTCCGGAGCATCGCCGGGATGCAGATCGGCCTGGCGCGCGCGCTCGGGCGCTTTCGGCAGGAACTGCAGCAGCATGCCGCCGGCACGCCAGCGGTGCTTGCCGCCGTCGCCGCCGCGCCATTCCTCGCCGACCGCAAGCCGCACGCGGGTCGGGATCTGCTCGGAGCGCAGGAAATATTCATGCGCGGCGTCTTCCAGGCTCCCGCCGTCGAGCGCCACCAGACCCTGGTAGCGGCTCATGTCCGCCCCCTGATCGATGGTCATCGCAAGATGACCCTTGCCGAGCAGCGCGCCGGAATCCTGGCCGTCCTTCAGCCGCCTGGCGTCATAACGCGCATAGGCGCGCAGGCGATCGGGCGACTGGAAATCGACGATCAGGAACGAGACCGGGCCGTCGGTCTGCGTCTGCATGATGAAGCGGCCATCGAATTTCAGGGCGGAGCCAAGCAGCGTCGCCAGCACGATCGCTTCGCCGAGCAGCTTGCCGACCGGCGTCGGGTAGTCGTGCTTGGTCAGGATGTCGTCGAGCGCGGGGCCGAGCCGGGTCAGCCGTCCGCGCAGATCGAGCGCATCGACCTCGAACGGCAGCACCGCGTCATCGACGGGAACGGACGAGGGCGCGCGAACGGGCGACTCGGTCGTGATTTTGATATCTGATTGTGAATCCATGGCGCCTTATCTGGGGTCGGAACATGCAAAACGAAAGGGGTTGAAGAGCCGGCGAAACTTCCTCCACGAGTCGTCCCCGCGAAAGCGGGGACCCATAACCACCGGCTTTCGTTGCTACGAACGGCGTCTCCCATATCGCGACAAACGTGAGATCACGCGGTATGGGTCCCTGCGTTCGCAGGGACGACAATCACGCTACCTCGTTAAAACACCAGGCCAGAATGCCCTTTTGCGCGTGCAGGCGGTTTTCGGCCTCGTCGAACACGACCGATTGCGGACCGTCGATCACTTCATCCGTGACTTCCTCGCCGCGATGCGCGGGCAGGCAGTGCATGAAGATCGCTTCCGGCTTGGCCAGCGACATCAGTTTCTCGTTGACTTGATAGGGCTTGAGCACGTTGTGGCGATGTTCGCCGTCCTTGTCGCCCATCGAGACCCACGTATCGGTAACGACGCAATCGGCGCCGCGGACCGCGGCCTCGGGATCGGTGCCGAGCACGATGGGCGCTTGCGTTGCCTTGATCCAGTCCTTCATCGCCTTGTTCGGCGCGAGCTGCGGCGGGGTCGCGACATTGAGCTTGAACTTGAAACGCTCGGCCGCATGCGCCCACGACGCCAGCACGTTGTTGTCGTCGCCGGTCCAGGCCACGGTGCGGCCCTCGATCGGCCCGCGGTGCTCCTCGAAGGTCATCAGGTCGGCCATCACCTGGCAGGGATGCGAGCGCCGCGTCAGCCCGTTGATGACGGGCACGGTGGCGTGCGCGGCCAGTTCCAGCAGCGCATCGTGATTGAGAATGCGGATCATGATCGCATCGACATAGCGCGACAGCACGCGCGCGGTGTCGGCGATGGTCTCGCCGCGGCCGAGCTGCATCTCGGCCCCGGTCAGCATGATGGACTCGCCGCCGAGTTGGCGCATGCCGACGTCGAACGACACCCGCGTGCGGGTCGACGGGCGCTCGAAGATCATCGCCAGCGTCTTGCCTTCGAGCGGCTGCCTGGTCTTTTCATGCGCCTTGAGCTTCGCCTTCATGTCGGCGCTCAGCGCCAGCATGTTGCGCAGCTCCTTCGGCGGCAATTCGTTGATGTCGAGGAAGTGACGGACGGATTTGCTCATCATCCCGCCGCCTTCTTCAACTGCGCGCCCGACAGCGCGACGCAGGCGCGCTCGAGCATCTGAACGGACTCGTCGATCTCGGTCTCGGTCACGATCAAGGGCGCCAGGAACCGCACCACATTGTCGCCCGCGCCGACCGTCAGCAGTTTCTGGTCGCGCAGCGCGTTGACGAGGTCGCCCGAGGGCACCACGGCCTTGACGCCGACCAGGAGCCCCTCGCCGCGCACTTCCGAGAGCACGGCGGGATAACGGTCGACCACGGAAGCCAGCTTCTGTTTCAGCAGCAGCGACATCTTCTGCACATGATCGAAGAAGCCGGGCTTCAGCATCACGTCGAGCACGGCGTTGGCGGAAGCGATCGCCAGCGGATTGCCGCCGAAGGTCGAGCCGTGCGAACCCGGCGTCATGCCGGAGGCGGCCTCAGCGGTGGCCAGCACCGCGCCGATCGGAAAACCGCCGCCGAGCGCCTTCGCCAGCGACATCACATCCGGCGTCACGCCGACGCGCTTGTAGGCGAAGAGATCGCCGGTGCGGCCCATGCCGGTCTGCACCTCGTCGAACGCCAGCAACAGGCCGTGCTCGTCGCAGAGCTGGCGCAGCGCCTTGAAGAAGGATTGCGGCGCGGAGCGCACGCCGCCCTCGCCCTGCACCGGCTCGATCAGGATGCCGGCGGTGTGCGGCCCGATCGCTTTCTTCACCGCCTCGAGATCGCCGTGCGGCACCTGGTCGAAGCCGTCCATCGGCGGCCCAAAGCCTTCGAGATATTTGGCGGAGCCGGTCGCGGCGAGCGTGCCGAGGGTGCGGCCGTGGAACGCACCCTCGAAGGTGACGATCCGATAACGTTCGGGACGGCCCTTGGAGAACTGGTAGCGGCGCACGAGCTTGATCACGCCTTCCATCGCCTCCGCACCGGAATTGCAGAAGAACACCAGGTCGGCAAAGCTCTGCTCGCAGAGCCGCACGGCAAGCTTCTCGCCATCCGGGCTCTTGAACAGGTTCGACATGTGCCAGAGCTTCGTCGACTGTTCCTGCAGTGCCTTGATCAGATGCGGATGGCAGTGACCCAGCGCATTCACCGCGACCCCCGAGGTGAAGTCGAGATAGCGCTCGCCATTGGTGGCGGTCAGCCAACAGCCCTCGCCGCTTTCGAAGCCGAGATCGACCCTGGCGAAGACGGGGAGCAGATGCGACGTGGCGCTATTGGTCATGGCAAATCACTGAAGGTTTGACCGGCCGGGGACACGCGTAAATCGGCGCGAACGCGGCAGCAGCCGGTCTTTGCGAAAACGAAACGTGCCGCCTCTTAAGGGCGGCACGTGAGAGGTATTCTATGTGGGCGGGGGACGCTGTCAACACACCACGAAGCCGCCTTTCCTGCACCGCAAGATAGGGCAAATCCGTAGGATTGCGGTGTGGTGGAAAACACGCAGTGCAATGCATAGATGTCGGAACATGTGGACGCGCGGGCCCGGACTCTTGCGCCCGAGTCACGCCATATTGTAGCGTTTGGGCTGTCGGGTACGACATCTCGTGCGGCAGTTCTGATCCCTAGAGTCCATTTTGTACAGCGTAGACGTTCAGGCGCGGTTTTCGCGCCCGGCGAGGGCTAAGGGATTCTGACCGCAGGGATTTTTGAGACGAATGACGTCGCCAGCGCTGCCCCTGACTGGCCGGCGCGATGCGAAGGGAAGAATACGATGACGGTATTGACCTGGTCCGACGATCGCGTCGAGCAGCTTAAGAAGCTCTGGGAAGCCGGATTATCGGCCAGCCAGATCGCCGCGGAACTTGGAAATGTGACGCGAAACGCTGTGATCGGCAAAGTCCACCGGCTGGGTCTGTCCGGCCGCGCCAAGAGCCCCTCCTCGGCCGCCCCGCGGCAGCGCAAGGCGCGTCCGGCGCAACAGATGATGCGGGTGTCGCGCCCGGTCTCGCGCGGCAACACCGCACTCGCGCACGCCTTCGAGGTCGAGATGGAGCCGGATCCAATCGCCTTCGACAATGTGGTGCCGATGAGCCAGCGGCTATCGCTGCTCGAACTGAACGAGGCCACCTGCCACTGGCCGGTCGGCGATCCCTCGAGCCCGGAATTCTTCTTCTGCGGCGGCAAGGCGCTCTCGGGGCTGCCCTATTGCGCGCATCACTCGCGCATCGCCTACCAGCCCGCCGCCGACCGCCGGAGGCAGCAGCCGAAGCCGACGAGGTAAGGGGCGGTATTTCGTAGCCCGGATGGAGCGAAGCGAAATCCGGGAGACATTTGCCGCTAGCTGATATTTCCCGGGTTGCGCTGCGCTTCACCCGGGCTACGTGTTCAACGTTGTCGTCCCTGCGAACGCAGGGACCCATAACTACAGGTGCTTGTGGTTATGTCACGCTGGAGCTCCAGCGTCCTTCAACAAATGACATCGGTGGTTATGGGTCCCCGCGTTCGCGGGGACGACGATGGAGTATTGGTGATGCGGCGGAGCCTTACGGCTCCACCTTCGCAAACCTGTCATCCAGCGCGTAGCCGGCGCCGCGCACGGTGCGGATCGGATCCTGTTCGCGGCCGGGATTGAGCAGCTTGCGCAGGCGGCCGATATGGACGTCGACGGTGCGCTCGTCGATATAGATGTCGCGGCCCCAGACGCTGTCGAGCAATTGCTCGCGGCTGAAGACTCGGCCGGGATGTTCGAGGAAAAATTCCAGCAACCGGTACTCGGTCGGGCCGAGATCGATCTGGCGGCCCGAACGCGCGACGCGGCGCTTCTCGCGATCGAGCTCGATGTCGCCATAGGTCAAGATGGTGGCAAGCCGTTCGGGGCTTGCCCGCCGGAGCAGGCCCTTCACCCGCGCCAGCAGTTCCGGCACCGAGAACGGCTTGACGATGTAATCGTCGGCGCCGGTCGCCAGCCCCCGCACCCGCTCGCTCTCCTCGCCGCGCGCGGTCAGCATGATGATCGGCAATTGCTTGGTCTCCGGCCGCGCCCTTAAGCGGCGGCAGAGCTCGATGCCGGACAGCCCCGGCAGCATCCAGTCGAGCACGACCAGATCGGGAATGCGCTCCTTCAGCCGCGTATCCGCATCGTCGCCGCGGGCGACGGTTTCGACATCATAACCTTCGGCGTCGAGGTTGTAGCGCAACAGCGTGGTCAGCGCTTCCTCGTCCTCGACCACCATAATGCGCGCGCTCATCTTGCATCAGCCTCTTTTGTTTGACGCATTTTCTACGCAGATAAGTCTACGCAACCTGCGTAAACTTGATTGCTATGCGAACCGGTACCCACTTCGCTCGAAAACGCTCTGTCAGGTATTCGGTACCGTGGTGGCAAACGTCGTCATGTCGCCCTTCGGGCGCTTGTCGAGCATCTGCTGTCCCTCGATCATGTAGAACACGGTTTCGGCGATGTTGGTGGCGTGGTCGCCGATCCGCTCGATGTTCTTGGCGCAGAACATCAGGTGGATGCAGAACGAGATGTTGCGCGGGTCTTCCATCATGTAGGTGAGGAGCTCGCGGAACAGCGAGGTGCAGATGGCGTCGACTTCCTCGTCGCCCTTCCAGACCGCCATCGCCGCCGGCAGGTCGTGCGCCGCATAGGCGTCGAGCACCGACTTGACCTGCGACTGCACCAGATTGGTCATGTGTTCGAGGCCGCGCATCAGCTTCAGCGGCTGGAAATCGTTCTCCAGCGCTGCGACGCGCTTGCCCATGTTCTTGGCGAGATCGCCGATCCGCTCCAGATCGGTGGCCACCCGCATGGCGCCGACGATTTCGCGCAGATCGATCGCCATCGGCTGGCGCCGCGCGATCGTCAGCACCGCGCGTTCCTCGATCAAATGCTGCAACCGGTCGATCTCGACATCGGCGGCGACGACGCGCTTGCCGAGCGCGACGTCGCGGCGGACCAGCGCGTCGACGGATTCGGTGATCATGCGCTCGGCCAGGCCGCCCATCTCGGCGACCAGGCGGGTCAATTCCTGAAGGTCGCTGTCGAACGCCTTGGCGGTATGCTCGGATGCCATGTCTTATCTCCTCAGCCGAACCGGCCGGTGATGTAGTCCTGGGTGCGTCGATCGCTCGGCGAGGTGAAAATCTTGTTGGTGTCGTCGAACTCGATCAGCTCGCCGAGATACATGAAGGCGGTCTTGTCGGAGACGCGGGCCGCCTGCTGCATGTTATGGGTGACGATGGCGATGGTGTAGTCCTCCGCCAGCTCCTGGATCAATTCCTCGATCTTGGCGGTCGAGATCGGATCCAGCGCCGAACAGGGTTCGTCGAACAGGATCACCTCGGGCCGCACCGCGACCGTGCGGGCGATGCAGAGCCGCTGCTGCTGGCCGCCGGACAGCGACAGGCCGCTTGCATTCAGCTTGTCCTTGACCTCGTTCCACAGCGCGCCGCCGCGCAGCGCCTTTTCGACCCGGCCGTCCATCTCCGACTTCGAGATCTTTTCGTAAAG encodes:
- the pstB gene encoding phosphate ABC transporter ATP-binding protein PstB; translated protein: MTELSVSVSNATGPVPQVALPEAAPKVTARGLNFYYGEHHALKNINLTLGTHRVTAFIGPSGCGKSTLLRIFNRMYDLYPGQKATGQLMLDQTNILDSKLDLNLLRARVGMVFQKPTPFPMTIYENIAFGIRLYEKISKSEMDGRVEKALRGGALWNEVKDKLNASGLSLSGGQQQRLCIARTVAVRPEVILFDEPCSALDPISTAKIEELIQELAEDYTIAIVTHNMQQAARVSDKTAFMYLGELIEFDDTNKIFTSPSDRRTQDYITGRFG
- a CDS encoding GcrA family cell cycle regulator, encoding MTVLTWSDDRVEQLKKLWEAGLSASQIAAELGNVTRNAVIGKVHRLGLSGRAKSPSSAAPRQRKARPAQQMMRVSRPVSRGNTALAHAFEVEMEPDPIAFDNVVPMSQRLSLLELNEATCHWPVGDPSSPEFFFCGGKALSGLPYCAHHSRIAYQPAADRRRQQPKPTR
- the phoU gene encoding phosphate signaling complex protein PhoU is translated as MASEHTAKAFDSDLQELTRLVAEMGGLAERMITESVDALVRRDVALGKRVVAADVEIDRLQHLIEERAVLTIARRQPMAIDLREIVGAMRVATDLERIGDLAKNMGKRVAALENDFQPLKLMRGLEHMTNLVQSQVKSVLDAYAAHDLPAAMAVWKGDEEVDAICTSLFRELLTYMMEDPRNISFCIHLMFCAKNIERIGDHATNIAETVFYMIEGQQMLDKRPKGDMTTFATTVPNT
- a CDS encoding aspartate aminotransferase family protein encodes the protein MTNSATSHLLPVFARVDLGFESGEGCWLTATNGERYLDFTSGVAVNALGHCHPHLIKALQEQSTKLWHMSNLFKSPDGEKLAVRLCEQSFADLVFFCNSGAEAMEGVIKLVRRYQFSKGRPERYRIVTFEGAFHGRTLGTLAATGSAKYLEGFGPPMDGFDQVPHGDLEAVKKAIGPHTAGILIEPVQGEGGVRSAPQSFFKALRQLCDEHGLLLAFDEVQTGMGRTGDLFAYKRVGVTPDVMSLAKALGGGFPIGAVLATAEAASGMTPGSHGSTFGGNPLAIASANAVLDVMLKPGFFDHVQKMSLLLKQKLASVVDRYPAVLSEVRGEGLLVGVKAVVPSGDLVNALRDQKLLTVGAGDNVVRFLAPLIVTETEIDESVQMLERACVALSGAQLKKAAG
- the phoB gene encoding phosphate regulon transcriptional regulator PhoB, encoding MSARIMVVEDEEALTTLLRYNLDAEGYDVETVARGDDADTRLKERIPDLVVLDWMLPGLSGIELCRRLRARPETKQLPIIMLTARGEESERVRGLATGADDYIVKPFSVPELLARVKGLLRRASPERLATILTYGDIELDREKRRVARSGRQIDLGPTEYRLLEFFLEHPGRVFSREQLLDSVWGRDIYIDERTVDVHIGRLRKLLNPGREQDPIRTVRGAGYALDDRFAKVEP